A stretch of the Amygdalobacter nucleatus genome encodes the following:
- a CDS encoding ABC transporter ATP-binding protein — protein MKKKSTISWVMEFAGRRGGFFVGSVLLAILGVVASFIPYLLIADVVEKLITGGADWSYYLRQVTLMVVCWIIRVALHSSSTTLSHVATFTVLGGIRKQLTAKLSRIPLGSILDDHSGTYKNIIVERVDAMETTMAHIIPEFTANLLLPLIMFIYLLTIDWRMGLANLIPVVIGLFFVAGMMKGSGESFQLTLEKTKKLNDTAVEYINGIEVIKAFGKSKSSYEKFVTAAKEGASCFIDWMRRCIWWSSGSLSFTPATLLGVLPVGLLLVRGGSLTASDFITGVILSAGLVTPLVVAFSYTDDISKMSAIFGEVTEILERKDMERPAALTEQPEGSDIKLSDVRFTYKEKEVLHGVNMEIKQGDVTAIVGPSGSGKSTIARLIDSLWDVDSGSITYGGVDIRNLPLDYYASQISYVAQDNYLFDMSVLENIRLGRKGASEEDIINAAKATGCHEFILGLEHGYDTVVGGAGGHLSGGERQRICIARAMLKDAPVVILDEATAYTDPENETLVQMSVAKLVQGKTLIVIAHRLSTITSADKIFVVNEGNIEAAGTHNELIAGCPLYQKMWEAHSEARDADTDYTASAVREEVAHA, from the coding sequence ATGAAGAAAAAAAGCACGATCTCTTGGGTAATGGAGTTTGCCGGACGGCGAGGAGGATTCTTCGTAGGCAGCGTGCTGCTCGCGATCCTTGGTGTCGTGGCATCCTTCATACCCTATCTGCTGATCGCAGACGTTGTGGAGAAATTGATAACAGGCGGCGCGGACTGGTCATATTACCTTAGACAGGTAACACTGATGGTTGTTTGCTGGATCATAAGAGTCGCACTTCACTCATCATCCACTACGCTGTCTCATGTGGCAACCTTTACCGTGCTTGGCGGGATCCGCAAACAACTGACCGCAAAGCTTTCGAGGATACCGCTCGGCTCCATTCTGGATGATCACAGCGGAACTTATAAAAATATCATCGTGGAACGAGTGGATGCCATGGAAACAACCATGGCACACATCATCCCGGAATTCACGGCAAATCTTTTGCTCCCGCTCATTATGTTCATTTATCTTCTTACGATTGACTGGCGAATGGGACTGGCAAATCTGATCCCTGTCGTGATCGGACTTTTTTTTGTTGCCGGCATGATGAAAGGCAGCGGCGAAAGCTTTCAGCTGACGCTGGAAAAAACAAAAAAACTGAATGATACGGCAGTGGAATACATCAACGGGATCGAAGTGATCAAGGCTTTCGGTAAATCCAAGAGCTCTTATGAAAAATTCGTTACTGCCGCCAAAGAAGGCGCAAGCTGCTTTATCGACTGGATGAGGCGCTGCATCTGGTGGTCGTCGGGAAGCCTTTCATTCACGCCCGCAACGCTTCTTGGCGTGCTTCCGGTCGGACTTCTGCTGGTCAGAGGCGGGAGCCTTACTGCTTCGGATTTTATCACTGGGGTCATCCTTTCGGCCGGACTTGTCACTCCGCTTGTAGTGGCTTTCTCCTACACCGATGACATCTCAAAGATGAGTGCGATATTCGGAGAAGTGACGGAGATACTGGAAAGAAAGGACATGGAAAGACCCGCCGCATTGACAGAGCAGCCGGAGGGCTCTGATATCAAACTGAGTGACGTCCGCTTTACATACAAGGAAAAGGAAGTGCTCCATGGCGTGAATATGGAGATCAAACAGGGTGACGTTACAGCGATCGTGGGACCCTCCGGCTCAGGAAAGAGCACCATCGCAAGGCTCATCGACTCCCTGTGGGATGTAGACAGCGGAAGCATCACCTATGGTGGTGTGGATATCCGAAATCTGCCGCTGGATTACTATGCGAGTCAGATTTCTTATGTAGCACAGGACAACTACCTGTTTGACATGAGCGTTCTGGAAAATATCAGGCTCGGCCGCAAGGGTGCATCTGAAGAAGACATTATAAATGCAGCAAAGGCTACTGGCTGCCATGAGTTCATTCTGGGACTGGAGCATGGATACGATACGGTTGTCGGCGGCGCTGGAGGACACCTTTCCGGAGGCGAAAGACAGCGTATCTGCATCGCAAGAGCCATGCTGAAAGACGCGCCGGTGGTGATTCTGGACGAGGCTACTGCCTATACGGATCCCGAAAACGAAACCCTTGTTCAAATGAGCGTGGCTAAGCTCGTTCAGGGAAAAACGCTGATCGTCATTGCTCACAGACTGTCTACCATCACAAGTGCCGATAAGATCTTTGTCGTAAATGAGGGAAATATAGAGGCGGCAGGAACGCACAACGAGCTTATTGCAGGCTGTCCGCTTTATCAGAAGATGTGGGAGGCCCACAGCGAGGCAAGAGACGCGGACACGGATTATACGGCATCCGCTGTCAGAGAGGAGGTTGCCCATGCTTAA
- a CDS encoding serine integrase family protein, whose product MEHTPYGYDIIGGRAVVNEKQAAVIRRICENYLSGMSFIKAAASVGLTMSHCGVKRLIQNERYLGDGFYPPMLTKEMADRVEAERIRREKALGRNRNKGKGAPKGTVYTKFSAPKITLKYEDPVRQAEYAYSLIRNGVNG is encoded by the coding sequence ATGGAACATACACCATACGGCTATGACATCATCGGTGGCAGGGCTGTGGTCAATGAAAAACAGGCCGCCGTTATCCGGCGGATATGTGAAAATTACCTGTCCGGGATGTCTTTTATAAAGGCGGCGGCATCGGTGGGGCTGACCATGAGCCACTGCGGGGTCAAACGTCTGATACAGAATGAGCGGTATCTCGGCGATGGCTTTTACCCGCCGATGCTGACGAAGGAAATGGCCGACAGGGTCGAAGCGGAACGAATACGCCGGGAGAAGGCGCTGGGGCGTAACAGGAACAAAGGGAAAGGCGCGCCGAAAGGAACGGTTTATACAAAGTTTTCCGCTCCAAAAATCACGCTGAAATATGAAGATCCAGTCAGGCAGGCGGAGTACGCCTACAGCCTGATAAGAAATGGGGTGAACGGATAA
- a CDS encoding TetR/AcrR family transcriptional regulator, whose translation MLGYRIKNLLDKSAIPNYNVNVVNVYDVNISLGGKQMDTKDKILEVAKKEFIKRGFEDASMRSIASQVGISATALYRHYSNKEEIFEAVVGPVVEKWNRFCDTERIRQTSTAWDHGLEAMWEDDRQLGMIVDMIYEDIDEQRLLFCGSEGTKYENFLHDLVTKVQKYTLLFMSGLEKPGVHVEHVDGREMHLLLTSEYSCILEMLKHDFSYDEARHYAYTVAMFFTEGWRKFLGF comes from the coding sequence ATGTTGGGATATAGGATCAAGAATCTTCTTGACAAGTCAGCGATACCTAACTATAATGTTAACGTTGTCAACGTTTACGACGTTAACATATCTTTAGGGGGAAAGCAAATGGACACGAAAGACAAGATCCTTGAGGTCGCAAAAAAAGAGTTTATAAAAAGAGGATTCGAGGACGCGTCGATGCGGAGCATTGCCTCACAAGTCGGGATTTCCGCTACGGCGTTATACAGGCATTATTCGAATAAAGAAGAGATATTTGAAGCAGTAGTCGGTCCTGTTGTAGAGAAGTGGAATCGATTTTGCGACACGGAGAGAATCAGGCAGACATCGACCGCATGGGATCATGGGCTGGAAGCCATGTGGGAAGACGACCGGCAGCTTGGAATGATAGTGGATATGATCTACGAAGACATCGATGAACAGAGGCTCCTCTTCTGCGGAAGCGAAGGAACAAAGTATGAAAACTTCCTGCATGACCTTGTTACGAAAGTCCAAAAATATACGCTGCTGTTTATGAGCGGGCTGGAAAAGCCCGGAGTTCATGTAGAGCATGTGGATGGCAGAGAAATGCATCTTCTTTTAACCTCAGAGTATTCATGCATTCTTGAAATGCTAAAACACGATTTTTCGTATGATGAGGCGAGACACTATGCCTATACCGTCGCCATGTTCTTTACTGAGGGTTGGCGTAAGTTTCTCGGATTCTGA
- a CDS encoding ABC transporter ATP-binding protein — protein MLKMLKKFFDFCNTENRNKFYKALALGVLDAVFTAMKIPAAFFTVTAVLNRDIGTKEILVVIGLMLISTVGKMIINRYSQMMQTEAGYNTAAGKRIEIGEHLRYLPMGYFNDTSLGHITSVTTNSMEQLGDIATRAVMMILQGSITTVIIGIGLFAFDVRIAVIGLIGIVVFCVVNIFTNRNVARVAEEKLQADKDMVGVVLEYIQGIAEIRNYNLVSANNSRLEKAIDRKRKADISAETAAIPMVGLQQLVCKLTGVVIAGASVYFCINGTMALNYTITMLLCSFILFEMLDLAGVYTALLRVIGRCVDLANEILSVQQMDINGEDIKPENHDIHLDHVSFAYENRKIIDDLTLDIKEKTTTAIVGPSGGGKTTVTSLIARFWDVQDGKVTLGGKDVKDYSFDSLMENFSFVFQRVYLFEDTIANNIRFGRPDAPMKDVIEAAKKASAHDFIMGLPDGYETMIGEGGATLSGGEKQRIAIARAIMKDAPIIILDEATANVDPENEKELTQAIENLTREKTIIMIAHRLKTVRHADQIIVIDKGRIVQQGTHESLIREDGIYRNFVSGRRSAVSWKIA, from the coding sequence ATGCTTAAAATGCTGAAGAAGTTCTTCGATTTCTGCAATACGGAGAACAGGAATAAGTTTTATAAGGCCCTAGCGCTGGGTGTGTTGGACGCTGTCTTTACCGCTATGAAGATCCCTGCTGCGTTCTTTACTGTGACGGCGGTTCTGAACAGGGACATAGGGACAAAGGAGATCCTGGTCGTTATTGGTCTCATGCTGATCTCCACAGTGGGAAAGATGATCATCAACCGCTATTCACAGATGATGCAGACGGAGGCCGGATATAATACGGCGGCCGGTAAGCGAATCGAGATCGGGGAGCATTTGAGATACCTCCCGATGGGGTACTTCAACGACACCAGTCTCGGTCACATCACATCTGTCACTACAAATTCTATGGAGCAGCTGGGGGATATCGCGACACGTGCCGTCATGATGATTTTACAAGGCTCCATAACTACGGTCATCATCGGTATCGGGCTGTTTGCGTTTGATGTGCGTATCGCAGTGATCGGATTGATTGGCATTGTCGTTTTCTGCGTGGTCAATATATTCACCAACAGAAACGTAGCGAGAGTTGCGGAGGAGAAGCTTCAGGCAGATAAGGATATGGTCGGCGTAGTGCTTGAATATATTCAGGGGATTGCCGAAATCCGTAATTACAATCTGGTGAGCGCGAACAACAGCAGACTGGAAAAAGCAATCGATCGAAAAAGAAAAGCGGATATCAGCGCCGAGACTGCGGCGATCCCCATGGTAGGCCTTCAGCAGCTTGTGTGCAAGCTGACGGGTGTGGTGATTGCAGGAGCATCCGTTTACTTCTGCATAAACGGAACGATGGCACTGAATTACACGATCACAATGCTGCTTTGTTCCTTTATCCTGTTTGAAATGCTGGATCTGGCAGGCGTATACACAGCACTTCTGAGAGTGATCGGAAGGTGTGTTGACCTTGCCAATGAGATTCTTTCCGTACAGCAGATGGACATTAACGGTGAGGATATTAAGCCGGAAAATCACGATATCCATCTTGACCATGTAAGCTTTGCCTATGAGAACAGAAAGATTATCGATGATCTCACACTTGACATCAAGGAAAAGACAACGACAGCAATTGTCGGACCCTCCGGAGGCGGCAAAACCACGGTTACATCTCTGATTGCCAGATTCTGGGATGTACAGGACGGAAAGGTGACGCTTGGAGGAAAAGATGTCAAGGATTACAGCTTCGATTCTTTGATGGAGAATTTCAGCTTTGTCTTCCAGAGGGTCTATCTGTTTGAGGATACCATTGCGAACAATATCCGATTTGGAAGGCCGGATGCACCGATGAAAGATGTAATCGAAGCTGCAAAGAAAGCTTCCGCGCACGACTTTATCATGGGACTTCCTGATGGGTATGAAACTATGATCGGAGAAGGTGGCGCAACGCTTTCCGGCGGTGAAAAACAGCGGATCGCCATAGCCAGAGCGATCATGAAAGATGCTCCGATCATTATTCTGGACGAAGCAACTGCCAATGTTGATCCAGAAAACGAAAAGGAGCTTACGCAGGCCATTGAAAATTTGACCAGAGAAAAGACGATCATTATGATCGCACACAGATTGAAGACCGTTCGTCATGCGGATCAGATCATCGTGATCGATAAAGGCAGGATCGTGCAGCAGGGCACGCATGAATCACTGATTCGGGAAGATGGAATTTATAGGAACTTTGTTTCCGGCAGACGCAGTGCTGTCAGCTGGAAGATAGCATAA